GACATTGTCTACGATATGCCCGGGGTTTCAAAGTTCGGACCTGCGACCGAAAAGTAAAACCATGTATACAGGATTTCTACTGGCTTTTATTATTGGGGTTTTAGGTACGTCCAATTGTATTTATGTTCGTAAAATAATTAAAGAGTTATTAATTAGATATGCTTAATTTATGGATGCTACGTGAATCGTTTCAATTCTACAATTTCCTGtgtgtttaatttgaaattataatgtGATCTGCTTTGTATTATAAGTGTtacaatacatgtgtgtaaatttgTAAATACCATTACAATGCAAATTAAAGTGAGATATTGTACAGTTTAATCACTGATTATATTGCTATAGGTGTACATTGAAGCTTAGTTGTATATCACCAAGTGTGATATCGATACAAAAATCGAAATAAGTCGTCGGGAGTATTCGTCAAACTCTATTTACAGTGGTACATTAATACAGCCGACTCGCGTTATTCAAAGTAGGTCAGTAGTAAGGTTCTGGTGTCGGTACGTTAACTGCTTCTAATTGAGCTTTGTTATGATTAGTGCGGCTATGTTAACTAAATTCCAAATTAAAACAAACCATTGaattatgtaatttaaattaaaaatttggaTTGATTAAAATCTGCCCGCTTTCAGTCTGATATGACCGTGAGTTGTCGTTAATGAGGATAATTACTGCGGATATGTCAGGTAACTAGTCTAATTCGAGATGTATGTGTAACAAGGCTTAAGCAAAGAAATGTGTATGGTTCCAATAACCCAATTGTCGTTTCCGGATTATTGAACaattcaacaaaaacaaaaacataagctTCACCCTTCCCCCCACCCAAACAAAAATAACCAACAAAAAACAACGACAAAAAATcagctacaacaacaacacacaacgCACAAACAAACACGCAACACCAAAAATACGACTCAACCACTGTTGTTTTATTTTCTCTGTTTAATAACTTCTAAGTTTCGGTGTGACATGAAATGAAAATGACATAAAATTGATTCAATATGCAGTCATAACAGGAGGATTAGTAAATATACAGAACTATTAGACAAATCCACTAATATTACTCACACGAACAAAAATAAAGAAGTAACTTGACAAGTTATTGGGCAAGCTGACGCAAACAAATCATAATATGAAAGATTTGAAAAAACTGAGTATCtgaaaatgatattatttttctGACGAAATGTCGGAAGGACGAATTTGTGTCGTTAACGATCATTCTTTGTGTCTGAGTGTATGGCAACATGATGCGATTTGTTCTCCGAACATGGATGAATACAGGGAAACTTGAAGTGAAATTTTTGGTGTTTGACGGATGTGTAGTGTAACATAACAATGAGGGCGCCTTTAAATATAAAAGGTAGGCTGAAACGTATTTATTCTGGGTAAAATAAAcagacgaacgaacgaacgaataaTGCATGCTAGAGTTTCTTCTACTATATCTATAagttatattgttaaatgtttcaGAGGCCGATTTAATAACAAACCTATCCAGCGCGTGGTATGATGGgtacataaaatgtaaacaaaatggtCTGTCCATGGGTACGTGGTTTGATGTAACGTCTGGCATTAACATACCATATCCCATTTGGCTCAACGGCTTCGAAGTGCGAGTCAAGAACCTAGGTATACACAACGCGTGACGAAATTGAGATTCAATAACAAAATTCAGCATAAATGTTTAATACCTTAGaaaatgtgtatatacatttCTAGGATCACCTTTGACTTACATTTCTTATAAAACAACCAAACAATTTGCAGGAGtgtgcgctttatgcgcagttcACTTATCTTCAGAAATGCATAAAGGGGCATGTCACGATTTCTCTGTTTTGTGAATCGAGTTTTTGTACTAAAAAGACACGTTGCTTTATTATGTAAATAgttattatataaattcatttgtCGATGTTCAagaaattatattattgtttctAAGTGTATTAGTATATTTATCTTTTTTACTGTGTGCACTTTTCCTACATGGAAGCAAGGGCAGGTACATTGTACATACTTCCTCAATTTACTTTCTTGTAGCCTGAAGAGTAAAACATAAATCAACGTTGAATACCACATTAAAATCAAATCACATTTTTCAGACAGTCTTATTTTCCTCATATTGGTGatgattgtttttaatttatttttaatttctatattcaagtattttattagactttaattttgcatttaaacCCCACCGAAGCATTAAGTGATGAAGGTGATCCCCCCTATATCCGTTGTCCGTTGCCATGCGCTGTGTGGTGTGCGAAGTCAACGAGTAGCTCGTGACCACTATAGGGGCCACATTATTCGATCAATCTTGatacaaatttgtcaaaatgtttttaagACAATATATGGGTAATGTTTTAATCTTACTCAAATTTGTCTgcaaactaggtcaaagggtaaaACTTTATAACAACAGCGTCATCACCTCTATGGATGCTACATTTATTAAACAATCGGAATGCGCcctggtaagaatgtttatcttgactatATCTAAGCTGAGTTTGAACCAGCGTTACGTGCTTGCAAAAAacggtcacaaggtcaaatcttagaaaacagTTTGTACAGCTATGTAAATTAATAAAGGTCCAATCTTTAAACAAACATGCTACCGCTCGAAGGCTTCACATGTGAATCAGCCTTGGTGACACTTGTTTATAATGTTTATCCTAACAATATGAAGGTGATGTTTGTTAAAACGTAGATCGCCTTGTTAAGTTTCCAGCATTTGTTGTCAGTGCACTAAGGGCTTAATTATGgctcttttgtttattttattctggGATGATACGAgaaaaatatttaatgcaaaGACTCCGTTATATGattgcaaataatttaaaatgtccCTTTGGCATAATCCCCTCCTTATTATTCAATTATTGCACTCGTGTTTGAACGAGTACACTACTGATCATAAATTTTGTTTCAGACAGATTCTTCATAATCGCTAAATTGCCGGAAAATCAATTGGCCTATGTTCGTTGTGTGAACAGTAAGTGATATTTTACATAACAATGCATAGTTAGATGTTTGTCGAGCATTATATAACATTGCATACAATAACttgtattcaaataattattgCAACACAAGGGAACAATTTGTATTAGAATTTTTATATGATTGTTTagttatttactttttaaagccTTGTTTCTTAAGTACCCATAGTCTATTGCCAGTACACTTAAACAATAGCGGCTCCTAGACGCGTATTGCTTAAATACGATCTTTGTATTAattcaaatgtatacatttaatgCCTTTATTTACAAGGGATGTATAATGCTTTATATGTAAGTTAATTTGTTTATAGGTAACTCATTTGTTGAGATTTATGAATTCGTGATAACGGAATAATAATGTTTTAGCGGAATAAATTGTCACATTTGTTTTCCTGTCACGTATAAGGCACAGCGTTCGTTGATACAGGCGAAAGGTTGACGTTTGAGAAAGGACTCGAATATTGTCAGAATCAATTAAATGGATCGCATATGGATTTACCATTAGTGAACCACACTAATCTGCATATGTTTAGTACGCTTTCTGTTTCGCGGCGGTATTGGATAAAAGATCTAAAAGTCGGACCATTTCTAAACTGTAAGTATATTTGTTATTCTTCTTTCAAACGTTGTGTGGGTATAGTCCACCTGTCCGTTTAGCTCAGTTTTAAAAGCACAGTACACCTTTTGCTGTATGTCGATGGTTTGAATCccgaaatataaaattaataaataaacccATCGGCTTTTCGATTGACTAATATCGGTCGGTGATCGCTGGGTCTTTTATCGTGCGAAcatttttgcattcaaactttagCACGGAATATGACGAAACTTCATTAATTACAAGCAGTCGTTCAGAATTCCATAAGAGGACACATGTTAATGAGTTGTGTTATTACGCGCAGAAAAAGAAAGAACTTTTTTCTCAGTAACTTGCCAATTAATGGAGGTATTTTGTTAAACTCTAAGTGTAATATGTAGCGTGATCTCACACCTTTGAGATACCAGTGATACAAAAATGTTCTCTTCGGCTTTATCTTTGCATTACCATAACCACCTACGTaatatatgttatgttttatttttctttgagttatttcatttattgtataaGTAGCATGATCATTTTGAGTAAAATGAATTACAGAAAATACAAATCATGATAACATTTCATTATGATGATTAGAATACATTTATTACACATATCTTACGCTTCTTTGgcttttaaacatttaacttttcAGTTAGCTTTATGTAATGTGTTCATAAAGTGGTAAACTGTATGCATATCGTGTCCTTACATAAATGAACAATAtgtgttgtttaaagaaattgtaAACTGTTAACCGCAGAATGATTCATTTAAAGTGTCTCGGTCCCATAATTTCGCTtttgaacatatatttattattattttaacgaATCTTAAATATTCGAAATAGtcaaaaaataatcatttattcaCGAAAACATTTAATAACGTGTATGCGTCAAGCGAAATTCAAACCTCTGGAGAAAAATATTCCACGCTAACCCTCGGCCACTGAGATCTTTGATTTTCAAACGCTCTACTAGTTAAACAGTTATGTTCCACTATCAATCTTTGTTATAACATACCTGTGATAACGGTCGATGATTATCCATAATAACATCGATATTATTAACTGTGTTTGTAGTCATTagtgttatttcgcttgtttgtatataattaattatttcttattacaatcaatattattattttattttaattgcattctTTCCAATATGTAGATAGTTCATTTTAAGGTATGCTTGCAAAAACGATGATCCCCGAGAAACAATTCAACTACTTACTACATAATAGTTATTGCTATAAAACACTTCTCATTTTATCGTTGATTGCATTCTTTTGTTATTGCTAGCGGAAGACCTGACTGTGCATTGTTTGGTGCTGAAAGGAAAATACAAAGTTTGGGGAAAAGACAACTGTACCAACAAATATCTATCCATCTGTGTAAatggtaaaaagaaataactAATTATGATATATTGATCTTTATTATTCGGCTGATACACGCCGGTTAAAAGTTGTGGTATTCGTTATAAGACTATGATTTGGGCAATGGTGATGCACATGATGAAGGCAATGATTAAtggtgtttattattttattattattatatatatatttttattatcatcatgcttataatgataatgattatgatgaaggtAGAAATTATAGGATTTAAAGATAGTAAAGCGCAGAAATTCATAGTCGTACATTAgataaaaaatgtgttgttaTGAACAACGATCTCTagactttaatttttttttggttccTAAATTTAATGACTCTATTGCAACATGTATAGTCAATGCCTTTATGTGCTATATtgcgatttttttttcgtttattgTAAACTTGTATAATGATAACTTTATTGTAAGGCGTAAAAgatttgtttgtttccactaagaAATTATGATCTGTTTGCGTGATTTCTcggaacgtttttttttttaattccatgtTGATTTTTCGATCATTTTGCTCCCTTGATAGAACTGCTTAATTATTTGCCCACATGAAGAAAGATTATTGCTTACATATTTTGAAGATTTCTGTCATAAATCATACTTATCAAAATTAGAAACAACTCGTGTATAATGACATTGTTAACGACACAAACGTTTGGTTAGTAAACCTTCCCTATTTTTACGATGTAAACTACACGTTAGGTTTTAGTCTATCGAAAAATGTTCAGCATGCTTAAATTGTTCGTTCATCCCTTCAGCAACTGTTCACGACGCTATAGCTTACATCGGACAAGAGTCGTGGATGCAAAACTACTATTCGACGTCATCTAGCACACCCCAGACATCATCAGCGGCTGCCGCAGAGTTTGTGACGTCACTAGGTATGTCGGAAACTAACGGTGGAGTTGATTTAACCACAAGTGCAGCAAACACCCCGTTTGATTTGAACAATTCCACCCGCGACTCTAAAAGTAAGTAGCTTAATGTGTGTGGATTTAGGAATACAAACCCCGTCCCCAAAACTAACCCCTTCCCACAATAACAAGTTACATAATTAATGAatcaatgcatttaaaaaaaaaactcagaaAATAAGAACCAAAAgcaataaagaatattttttattttgattgctTTTGGTAAAACGTCCGATGATTACATTGACAAGTCATTTAAATTATATGTCGTGTACACTTAGTAAGCATATAAATGATGTGCATGTATACAAtgtcaatatttaatgaaatagtaTGCATAATATGTCCTATAATGCACCGTTGCATGCTTTCGTTAGCTCGTAAAGTGCTTGTGGTTAGATTTAAGGATATCAAGTAATCCGTCGTCCGTCAGTGCGGGAGTGCATGCGTTCGTCGTTTTATTATTTCTTCCAACGATTTCTGCTCCTAAACAGATTGGAAGATTTGAACAAAACTTCACAGGAACGATCATCTGGTGATcttctttaatttattttaaatcgcTACGGTCCGTTGCAAATAAGGGACGCTAAAATATTGGTTATATTggataaacttaaaaaatatcagtttgggtaaacttaaaaaatatcttaTGTGAAAACACAAGGCTcatagttttaatatttattgttaaaatcttCTGTTGCtcctttacaaatatttgttcaaATCACGCCCACGGGGTGTATAATTTTCCTTACTCGCAGGGATTCTTGATTTACATAGACTAATAAGGTAAATGAAACTATAAATTATTGCCCAATGAAATCATGAATCTCACAggattaatatttgttttgttacacGATCCAGTGGTACTCTGCAacaattgttcaaatcatgccgcAAGGATTTAAACTGGCCACGTCCCGGATGtcaaatgatttatatagacGGACGAAGTAAATATATTTCACAATTGTCACTAAAACCGCAAGAATCACGAGTTTAGTATTTGGTGTTCAACATCGTTGGTGGCCTTCTATTATCTCTGATATCCTGCTCTTTGGGTCAAAACTTACCACGCACCAGGGATCATCTGATTTATATAAACTTAGGTTATAAATAACGTCAAAATAGTTTTTCCCGAAAACAATAAATCCACGAGCCTTTATATTCTTTTTATGAAACATCAGATGGATGTCCCGTATTAAGTCTGTTCATATTGTTACACTTTTGCCACGTCCAAATGGTCACTCGATACAAAGTGATTTCttaagtaaatacatatattaaacttattttattctGAAACCACAAGGAATAAGGTTACTATTTCATTTGTAATATTGTCGTAATTTTAAGGTAAACGATTGTTCAAATTAATTCCCATTTGGTGCAAAACTGACCACACTCCAAAGGTCACATTATTTGTGGTTACTCATTTAGGTAATTACTTAAACAAAACAAGGGTCAGGATAcagtaatattttgtgaaaattgtaaaGTGTTTCTGTTAAAAATGTGTTGGGTCTCAACTGGACACGCCTAAGAGGTCACCTTATTTAAAACGATGTATGAAGAACACAACTTGAATATCTTCTTCTTTAAACCGCAAGGATCAGGTGTAAAGTATTTGTTGTTTagcatgttatagttctctataAAGTTTGTTGAAAGCATGCCTTGGGGTAAAAACTTACCAGACATCGTAGGTCAtatgctttttttaaacaatgtttggTAAATAACTCAAAAAATGTTTTTCTCTGAAACCACGTGACGTATACCTATGATATTTGGTACGCAACATAAAACATAGTTCCTTTACAGAGGTTGTTCATATCATGGCCCTAGGATTAAACTGCCAATGCCGCCCGCAGTGATCACGTGATTTGTATAGGCTTGTATATAATAACCTTAAGAATCTCTCAATGGTCAGGGTTGCATTATTTTGGTGTGTTACATCGTCTTATTGTACCTTACACTGAATGTTCGAATCGTGCCACTTGGGTCAAAACTGACTATCACCAGAGTCATTTATATTGTAAATGAAAAatcgtcttgaaaaaaggccaaTAGGTGTAATATTTGGCGTTTAATATCATACAGTGTTCCTCTACTTAGTGTTTGGCTCATTTGAGCACAAAGTGCTCTTGGGAAGCATTTACTGTACCGTGATATTCGTCGTCCGTCAGTTCGTCAGTCCGTGCGTGAATGCTTGCGTGCGTCCGTGAAAGTTTGTTCTAAGGGCTTCCGCCTCGTGAACCGCTAACAGATTTTAACAAACCTTAATATAAATGATCCTTTTGTTACTCTCTGGTTACTACCACATATGACATGGGCTGTAAATTTGCCGTGTTTTATGATATGGTTTTTaactactaagtttgttcaattaATATCCCTTGGACCAAAAATTGTCAAGCTTCAGGAGTCAcatgattaataaaaaaaataaaaaaatactacataacattaaacattaatttcTCTAAAACGACAAAAGAAGAGGTAGATTCAAAAAAATAGTTatctaccaattttgttcaaacGTCTGGGTTTAAAAGTTGGCCCCACATTGGGCATAGTTGTTCCTTATAGACACAGTGAAAACTTCGAAAATCGCATATACAACACCAAGCAAAGATGGATATCTAAACTATCGGCCTTGTTGTTTTATAGATgaggattttattttaaaatattttatcctACGATTTGCCGATTGTTTTAATAGATTTTTGTTGCAATTCTTCTGCAAATGAACCACATTTTTACCATATGACTCATCGGGCTTTGCCAGGTTTCAGCCCACACGTGTTTGATAGAAAGCAGACACAATAATcaacaattattttcaatattttcatgtTTCATGTTCCTGTCAACCGGAATTTCTAATTGGAGCgtatattattaatatacatgtattacgtAATTGTGGTATTGACACTATAGTAAATTGTTACATAATATGTTACAAATATGTAGCATATAGATGAATGTACTCCCAGTACAAGAGGAATAACTGGTTTGTCTTTCATAATACTAttcgttttgcaataaataacaCATATGTAAGAAGGTATTTGATATTGTATATCCATTacgttgaataatttattttatagccGAAGAAGATGCGAAGACATCATCCATTTTTACATGGCTAGC
This sequence is a window from Dreissena polymorpha isolate Duluth1 chromosome 16, UMN_Dpol_1.0, whole genome shotgun sequence. Protein-coding genes within it:
- the LOC127862130 gene encoding uncharacterized protein LOC127862130 isoform X2, with protein sequence MYTGFLLAFIIGVLEADLITNLSSAWYDGYIKCKQNGLSMGTWFDVTSGINIPYPIWLNGFEVRVKNLDRFFIIAKLPENQLAYVRCVNTEDLTVHCLVLKGKYKVWGKDNCTNKYLSICVNATVHDAIAYIGQESWMQNYYSTSSSTPQTSSAAAAEFVTSLGMSETNGGVDLTTSAANTPFDLNNSTRDSKTEEDAKTSSIFTWLATAFGLSMLVIIVIIACLCVKRKQGSNNRTTFQQIELSQPSSVMQEGHDDNSVHVDVISDDVTEREATPYTSLQMTEKHLYTALVGPSFVSTEMSYVNDRIAESDVMGSSVMSTETSYVNGRIAESDVPVEETFEMTERPENKYDEPENNDPANTNYDDVEASENDGTDSEAKVYYFIVK
- the LOC127862130 gene encoding uncharacterized protein LOC127862130 isoform X1 — encoded protein: MYTGFLLAFIIGVLEADLITNLSSAWYDGYIKCKQNGLSMGTWFDVTSGINIPYPIWLNGFEVRVKNLDRFFIIAKLPENQLAYVRCVNSTAFVDTGERLTFEKGLEYCQNQLNGSHMDLPLVNHTNLHMFSTLSVSRRYWIKDLKVGPFLNSEDLTVHCLVLKGKYKVWGKDNCTNKYLSICVNATVHDAIAYIGQESWMQNYYSTSSSTPQTSSAAAAEFVTSLGMSETNGGVDLTTSAANTPFDLNNSTRDSKTEEDAKTSSIFTWLATAFGLSMLVIIVIIACLCVKRKQGSNNRTTFQQIELSQPSSVMQEGHDDNSVHVDVISDDVTEREATPYTSLQMTEKHLYTALVGPSFVSTEMSYVNDRIAESDVMGSSVMSTETSYVNGRIAESDVPVEETFEMTERPENKYDEPENNDPANTNYDDVEASENDGTDSEAKVYYFIVK